The DNA sequence CCCTGCCCACCGTGGTGTCCCCCAGATCGAGGTTACCTTCGACATTGACGCCGACTCCATCGTCCACGTCCACGCCAAGGACAAGTCCACCAACAAGGACCAGTCCATCACCATTGCCTCCGGCTCTGGTCTCTCCGACTCTGAGATTCAGCAGATGGTTGAGGAGTCTGAGAAGTACGCTGAGCAGGACAAGGAGCGCAAGGCCGTCATTGAGACTGCCAACCGTGCCGACTCCGTCCTCACCGATACCGAGAAGGCTCTCAACGAGTATGCcgacaagctcgacaagacCGAGGCCGACCAGATCCGTGAGAAGATCACCTCTCTCCGTGAGTTCGTCACCAAGACTCAGTCTGGTGAGagcaccgccaccgccgccgagatcaaggagaagaccgATGAGCTCCAGATGGCCTCCCTTAACCTCTTCGACAAGATGCACAAGGCCCGCAACGAGGCTGGCGAgtccacctccagcaccgagggcgagaagaaggatgagcCCAAGGCCTAAGCGTCTTCTGTCTCTTAATCACTATACCCCACAACATATTTTCCTTTCTTCTTCACATGTCTGATTAGGTTGGAGAGGCTACTCCAGTGTATTCTTGTACTCATATATCTTGGTTTTTCGGAGGCTCGCGAGGCTTATCCGGTGTGTTTATTCATGCAGACGGCGGATGGCGTTTTGAGCATCAAAAAACTTTGGCCTGCTTTTGATTTTTTTCACTTGGGGGCAGGAATCATCTTACGAATTCTGACGACTAAGATGGGGTCGGGGAATGGGATGGGAAAttgagggaaggggtttTCCCTCTCGGATCACAAAACAAAGAGGGTCGCATTGTGTGTATTTGTATATACACGGTCCACACACGATACCATCAAAATATAATTGGGAAATCCCCCCTCATATGTACATTAGTTGTTATGGTTTGGAAATGAATGAAGAGAGTTTTCGAATACCAAGTTTTCCACGCGCGAGTTTTGTGTGTTGTCTGTCATGTCGTCTTGGTGTGTCTACCTGTAATCGGAGCAAAAGCTTCTGGAGAGTTGTGTGGTGGATGGGCTCATGTCGTGGACGAGGTGCTTTAGGTCGTCGGGGCGTtcgaggaaggtgaggagcATGCCTGCTTCCATGTGCCTGTTTGTAAAAGAAGGGGTTAatgaggtgtgtgtgtgtaagggggagtgggataggtaggtaggtatgtatgtacCAAGCTACGTGGCAGTGAAGAGCCCAGATACCGGGGTTGTCGGCCAGGAAGCGGATCACGACGTGGGAGAGGCCTGGGATGGTTAGGGTGTCGCGGCgcatggggttggggaggttcCATGTTGTGTAGGGGTTTGTGCCACCGGAGAACTCGCCTGGGCCCCAGGCTACAATTTGGAAGGTGTGCCCGCTGTTTTTTGGGGTTAGTGATTTTGGTGTttgggctggggggaggaaggggggaagtaCTGAAGATGGAAAGGGTGCTCCATTATGTCGCGGCTGTTGATTGCTATCTGGACTGTCTTGTTTgggccggggaggaggaggacttgttggttgagggggaagttgtagttgttgtagCTGCCGGGGTCGGAGTCGGAGTCAAGGGTctgggggagggatagccAGAGTTGGGCgctgtgggggaggggggagtaggAGGTCTGATATTgcataggtaggtacccAGTTAGTCGTCCGTGAGCACTAGAGAAAAACGATGGAAGGGGGGACAACATACCTTGTTGATTAAGATCCTATTCACTGGCCCGGCTTGCTGAAACTGAAAGTTGATCTCGTGGGTGTTTCTCGAGGGGTGTGCCGTGTCTGGTGGGAAGGCGGCCATTTTGCGGAttgggacggggaggttAAATGGGAGGTTGGTGCAGTTCTGTGGGATGTTCACCACCGGCTTtatgttttgggggagggatgagttggggtttggggagtaGGATAAGAGGGCTGTGCCTTGGTGGTTGACGCTTTCGAGTATTTCGCTCGTGTATGGGACATAAGGGAGGAAACACGATTTTGGTATAGTGGCTCTCATGACGAAAGatccggtggtggtggagtgaATTGGGGAGACGAGGACGGAGTACCGCTGGCCGATGTTGAGATGGATTCCTGGAACGGTGATCGGCTCGACTTCTACCCCGTCGATCTCGATGATGGTCAGGTAAGGGTGGGAGTCAATTGTGAAGTAGAGGGATGTGAAGGAGGAGTGGTTGATTAAGcgggggcgggtggtggtgttgggcatgggggtggtgaactGCCTGCTGGAGGGTTCACAGATCGGGGGCATGAATGATGGCCAGGTTGACGAGGTGAGGTTGCAGTTTGTGAAGGCGGCGAGgccgttgatgaggatgacgtcGGGAAGGGGTTCGACGCCTGGCATTGACGGGGACCATGCTGAGGAGAGCTGGAGGTAGCTTTCCAACAGGTCCTCCCCGTAGGCGTGGAAGCTGCCTCCCATGAAGACTGTTCTTTCTGCCGCGATGTCGACGTCAGGGGGCAGTCTCTCGTCTGGGTCGTGGACTACGATCGGTCCGTAGAGGCCGTCGGTGTATTGAACTTTGGAATGAGCGTGATACCAGAACGTGCCTCGCTGGTCGATGATTTCAAACTCGTATGTGAAGCTCTTGCCGGGTGGTATCGCACACTGAGATATCCCTGCCACGCCATCCATCCAGGTGGTGTTTCGTTGATGGATCCCATGCCAGTGTATGGTCGTGCTTTCGTCCCAGATGAGATTGTTGACCTTGACTCTCACAATGTCACCCGTGTTGACCTCGATAAGCGGCCCTGGACTTTGCCCATTAACGAgcaccatcttcttccacaCCCCTGACGGAGCCTCCCGCCTGCGAGTGACATCGAACTCATATTCCCTCAGCCTCTGCTTCCCAGACTCGACCTTGAAACCGGTCTGCAAATTGAGCTCAGTGGTGTTCACCAGTTTATCCAGTGGTATAGAGCTTGATAGCTTCCACGCTGCCATGATGAATGCCTTGATGAATGTCAGTAAGAAGACCAGAAATGCCCATACCAATACCCATTCAACCCCTAACAGGATTCTCCGGCATATAAGTAGCCACGTCGCCGCTGCTGGTTGTTCCTCTCTCGATGTCGATAGTTCATGGCCGGGTGTTTGCAGCTTCGAGTACTCATCGGCATCATGTTTCTCGTCCTCCACTGAAGAAATCGAGTCCCTGCCGGCATAGTTTAAATCGCGGTCCTTTTCACTGTCGAAAATGATGTTGGAAGCGGAAGGGCGCAAAAGACTTTGATCATCGTTTCCCGACATGTTGAAACCAATCACCGGAGACCATAGCATTCACGAAAACGGCTTGTCAACTGGAAAGAAATGCCTTGTCAATTTCTCTTGAAGAGACACATGGCCATGGTGTTGTCATCATCTACCATCCCTAGGTCAGCGAGCGCGACGCGAGGAATGCGCTCCCGCCCTGTTTGGCATTATCGTTCTATCAAAATCGCTAGGCCATGCATGTTCCTTAAATCACCTTCCAAAACCAAACCAGCCCCTCTTCTGTGGCTTTGCTTCTGGTTCTGGCTCCTTCTCCGTCCCCTTGCTCTTATCCTGAACAGCAGCCGctgggcgttgttgttgttgttgttgctgttgttgttgttgttgtttggcgGGATACTCGATGTAGTTCCACGCAACATCCAAAAACAGGGGCTTGACAGGGATAGGCTCAAGTCGAGGAGGATAAGTGACAATGTTGTTCAGATCGACACCGCCTGTTGGGTAGTTGAAGAGCTGGGAAGACAGCGGTTTACCAGCGCCGGCGGTCTGCGAAGCACTCGCCGACTTGTTCAAGCTGTGAATCTCAACCAGAGCGCGGGACCGCTGAAGCTCCCCACCGAGAATGTCTCGAAGCAACCCAGCGTGTTGGTTCGTGACTTGAATGTTCCTTGGCGCTGGcttgccatcatcactgccAGACAGAGCTGGAAGGGCGGCGGTACACTGATCAAGCGCATGCTTGACCAAGGCAAGTGCGTTGACGGTATTTCCAGCAATGGCATGAGATCTGGATATAGCGAGGCACCTTTGGGTTATGTTAGCTTTCATTGATAAATTGAACCGGCACTGGATACTCACTTAAGAGCGGTAAAGTATTGCGATGTGGCCTCGAGCTGAGCGGAAAGCTCCTGGTCGTTTGCAACACCAGGCAGCTCCTTGATAGACTCGACACTCTGAAGGATACCGTCGTACAACAcgaccttctccttcaacttgGCAATCTGTCTGCCAGGGGTGAGATCTCTGCCCTTTTGCTCGAGAGCCTCCTCGGcttgctcttgctcttgctcttgcttcttctttttcttgctaGGGGCACCAAAGTCCAACCGCGCTCCATCGTCCTGACCAATCAAGGCACGATTGCGTCCAATGCGCCAGCTGATCATTTCGTAATTGACAGCAGTCCTGGTGATCTGGAGGCTCTGCATGCGAGAATCGCTCTGTGGGACACCCTCAGACTTGAGCTCATCGATGGCCTGCTTGGTAGCATCAACAGCATCCTGGCTTGCCACCAAGATATCATCATATGCCCCAGCTAGCTCTCTGGGAGCCAAGGACCCGGCTGACGACAGCTGGTCAGCCAGCTTTGCCTTTTCCGCACCCACCGCAGCCCAAGCAATAGCGATTGCAGCGTCCTCAATCTTGACCTCACGTCCACGCCAGGTGAGCGTTGCAGGAGCGCCTCCAGTTCCCTGCTTCGCATCCGCATCAGTGTGTTGCAAAATGGCGGGATTCTGTTTCTCAATGTGCGCCGCGAGCTCTGGGCCAGCATGTTGGAAGTACTTTAGCGCAATTTCGGCAATGGGCTGCGTCCGTGGGATCTGGGCTTGGTAGGCAGCATACCGAATCGACGGGTCGATGGTTTCGGACAGGAGGTCTTTGAAGATGTCGTTTTTGGCCGAGGTAGAAAGCGCACTGTAGATGATACGGGCGACGGAGTAGCTCTTCAGGCAAGGCTCCCAGTGCTGTTTCTCAAATAGCGCAGCACCCCTGAGCAAAGCAGCATATGCGCGGGCCTCGAGGATGTCGACAGAGCTCGCGCCGCTCGCGGTTTGGGTGAGAACTTCGGCCAGCTGTTCGGCAGTTCGAGCTCCCTTTTCCAGACGAGAAACAATATGCGACCGGGTCTTTCCACCAATGCCCTTCGTCTCAACCGAGTGCGCCGCCTTGACGGCCATGGCATCGGCCCATGTTCGTTCGGCTGtcagaagctggaggtggatATAGCTGACAGGCAGCGGGAAGTTAGCAATGTAATGATCGCAGTTCAACATGGAGAGTCAATGGCATACACATGGTCCTCGGCAACCTGTTCAGCAGTGACCTGGTTCCTGGGGTGAAATGTGCCCCGTTTCTTCGTCGCAATGTTCAGCTTCTTGCGGCAGTTGAGTATCTTTTTGGAGAGCGAGGTATGGTAGGTAGAGTAGCCGCCGTAGAGAAGGGCCTTCTCCCGGTGGGAAACGACAAACTTGGTGATATCCATCCCGGCTGTCCCTGTCGTCGATGTCGCCGGTGTGGTGACTTGTGTTGAGGCTCTGGCCCAGGAGGTAACGGGTAACGGTGTTAGCACCGACACAGGAGTGGGGCTAATTTTTGACATCGTCTTGGGCTCCCACGCTGTGGATTTTAATTTGTGCCCCGCAATgtgtggcccaagctcccaatGGTAACAGCCCCCGTACCGTACCGTATTTCGGGTGCTCCCCCACTAGAAGCTTGCGCCGAACATCAGCCCAGTGAGCTGCTGCGTGCTCCACCCCAGTTCGAGATGGTTGACAGCACCATCCAAATTTTTTGACGACTTTTTTGGAGAACGACGCCACATTCAAACACCCACCGTCCGTCCCTACCTCGATTCCAGCACCAGCCCTCTGTGCTGCGACCTCCCCGGCCCTCCAATTTGCAATTTTTCTTAGGACCAGTCCTGGGGATACGCCCTTCTCAACATGACGTATCGCGCAGGAGCGCAGtttcttcctcaccaccacgaAGTATAGATACAACTGGTTTCGGCTTCGATTAACCCCCGACGAGCCCCGACAAGACGAACTGTTGGTTGTAGGGCTGTGGATGATGTGCTCAGACCCTCGTGGGGTTTTGGATCCGAGACAGAGTTGACACCTGCGACGATGCTAGAGAGGGCGGCGACTACCCTCGAGCCGTGCAGCAGCCTCCAACGAATTCTCCCCTCCGCCAGACATTGCTTGCAGACCCGCCGCCAGCTCCATACGGCATTTTGGCAGCATGGAGCCTACGACTTTGAGCTTTCCGATGCCTGCCAGGCCATCCTGCGCGCTCCTCGGTCCGAACCTGCCCCGACCCGACCTTCGTCCAGAAACAAGCAAATTCCGGAGCCCATGATGGCTTCGGTATTCTTGCTCGACTTCCTGTACCCGAGGGGTGCCGTGGCTATGCTGCGGAGGATGTATCCGGTCTTGCCGAAACGACTCGAACCAATAGCAAAGGTCCACCAGCCATTTTCTCGGCTGTTCATGTCTTCATATCAGGACCGAAATCAAGGGCCACCAAGCTCCCAGGTAGGCGCCCGAGGGCCGCCAAACCAGACGCAGACGCAGTATtacgaggaggatggggaggcaGAGTTTCAGGCGCCGAGCTGGGAGGAAAATGATGCAGAGGTCTGGACTTTGGAAGACTACAAACGACTCCCAGCTGTCGAGCGACTGGAAGTTTTCATTGACAACAAAACATTTCGCGGAAACTATGAGAGAATTTGGGAGACTTTCGCTGAGCTGAGTCCGGAGGTGCAGATGCACTTTCGACCAAAAGTCATTCGCGCATTGGCAACCTCGGCCCGCCCCTTGGAAGCGTGGAGGGTTCAGGAGTTGTTTGCGGTGTATGATGTAGAGGACTGG is a window from the Podospora pseudocomata strain CBS 415.72m chromosome 6, whole genome shotgun sequence genome containing:
- the SRP68 gene encoding signal recognition particle subunit srp68 (EggNog:ENOG503NWNZ; COG:U) — encoded protein: MSKISPTPVSVLTPLPVTSWARASTQVTTPATSTTGTAGMDITKFVVSHREKALLYGGYSTYHTSLSKKILNCRKKLNIATKKRGTFHPRNQVTAEQVAEDHVYIHLQLLTAERTWADAMAVKAAHSVETKGIGGKTRSHIVSRLEKGARTAEQLAEVLTQTASGASSVDILEARAYAALLRGAALFEKQHWEPCLKSYSVARIIYSALSTSAKNDIFKDLLSETIDPSIRYAAYQAQIPRTQPIAEIALKYFQHAGPELAAHIEKQNPAILQHTDADAKQGTGGAPATLTWRGREVKIEDAAIAIAWAAVGAEKAKLADQLSSAGSLAPRELAGAYDDILVASQDAVDATKQAIDELKSEGVPQSDSRMQSLQITRTAVNYEMISWRIGRNRALIGQDDGARLDFGAPSKKKKKQEQEQEQAEEALEQKGRDLTPGRQIAKLKEKVVLYDGILQSVESIKELPGVANDQELSAQLEATSQYFTALKCLAISRSHAIAGNTVNALALVKHALDQCTAALPALSGSDDGKPAPRNIQVTNQHAGLLRDILGGELQRSRALVEIHSLNKSASASQTAGAGKPLSSQLFNYPTGGVDLNNIVTYPPRLEPIPVKPLFLDVAWNYIEYPAKQQQQQQQQQQQQRPAAAVQDKSKGTEKEPEPEAKPQKRGWFGFGR
- a CDS encoding hypothetical protein (EggNog:ENOG503NVTT; CAZy:AA1; COG:Q), with the translated sequence MLWSPVIGFNMSGNDDQSLLRPSASNIIFDSEKDRDLNYAGRDSISSVEDEKHDADEYSKLQTPGHELSTSREEQPAAATWLLICRRILLGVEWVLVWAFLVFLLTFIKAFIMAAWKLSSSIPLDKLVNTTELNLQTGFKVESGKQRLREYEFDVTRRREAPSGVWKKMVLVNGQSPGPLIEVNTGDIVRVKVNNLIWDESTTIHWHGIHQRNTTWMDGVAGISQCAIPPGKSFTYEFEIIDQRGTFWYHAHSKVQYTDGLYGPIVVHDPDERLPPDVDIAAERTVFMGGSFHAYGEDLLESYLQLSSAWSPSMPGVEPLPDVILINGLAAFTNCNLTSSTWPSFMPPICEPSSRQFTTPMPNTTTRPRLINHSSFTSLYFTIDSHPYLTIIEIDGVEVEPITVPGIHLNIGQRYSVLVSPIHSTTTGSFVMRATIPKSCFLPYVPYTSEILESVNHQGTALLSYSPNPNSSLPQNIKPVVNIPQNCTNLPFNLPVPIRKMAAFPPDTAHPSRNTHEINFQFQQAGPVNRILINKTSYSPLPHSAQLWLSLPQTLDSDSDPGSYNNYNFPLNQQVLLLPGPNKTVQIAINSRDIMEHPFHLHGHTFQIVAWGPGEFSGGTNPYTTWNLPNPMRRDTLTIPGLSHVVIRFLADNPGIWALHCHVAWHMEAGMLLTFLERPDDLKHLVHDMSPSTTQLSRSFCSDYR